GCTGCGGTACCAGCTTGTGCGAATAGGCGTCGTAGACATCGGCGAAGCCGGGCCATTGCGTGGTCGAGAATTCCAGCACGAAGAACCGCCCGCCGCGCTTGAGCACCCGATGCGCCTCGCGCAGCGCCTTCGGAATGTCCGTCACGTTTCGAATGCCGAAGGCGATGGTGTAGGCGTCGAAGAACTTGTCGGGGAATTGCAGTTCCTCGGCATTGGCTTCGGTCCACACCATTCCGTCGAGCCCGCGTTTGGCGGCGCGCTCCATGCCGACTTCGAGCATTTCGGGATTGATGTCGGCGACGGTGATCGCCGCGCCCGAGGGGGCCATGCGAAAGGCGATGTCGCCGGTGCCGCCGGCCATGTCGAGAATATGCTCGCCGGCGCGCGGCTTTACCCGGCGGACGAACACGTCTTTCCATATCCGGTGCAGCCCGCCCGACATGGCGTCGTTCATCAGGTCGTATTTGCTAGCCACGTTGGAGAAGACCTCGCCGACGCGGCGTGTCTTCTCGTCGGGGTCTACGTCCTGATATCCGAAGGAAACGGTGTCGGTCATGTGGCACTCGGTGTTGGAAGGCAGACGGCTCGCTCTAGCCATAGCTTGCGGCCTCGGCAAACCCCGCCTAGCGCAATCCTTCCATGCCCGAGCTTCCCGAAGTCGAAACGACCGTTCGTGGTCTTGCCCCCGTACTGGAAGGGCAGGTGATCGAGCGGCTGATCCTGCGCCGTGCCGATCTGCGCCGTCCGTTCCCCGCCGATCTCGGCCAGCGGCTGACCGGGGCGCGCGTGACGTCGCTGGGGCGGCGGGCCAAATACGGCCTTGTCCACACCGATCGCGGCGAGACGATGGTCTTTCACCTCGGCATGTCGGGCCGGTGGCGAATTGATCCCGACGAGACGCTGGCGCACGATCATCTGCTGATCGAAACGGCGCGCCACCGGTTGGCGCTCAACGATCCACGCCGGTTCGGATCGGTCGATCTGGTTCCCACCGACGATCTGGCCGCATGGCCGCCCTTCGCCGCGATGGGCCCCGAACCGCTCGGCCCCGATTTCACCGCAGCGCATCTGGCGCGAATGTTCGCCGGGCGAATCGCACCGGTGAAGGCGCTGCTGCTCGACCAGCGAATCGTCGCCGGCCTCGGCAACATCTATGTGTGCGAGGCGCTCCATCTTTCGGGCATCGCGCCGAATCGCGCGGCAGGACGAATTTCAGCGGCACGGCTTCAGCGATTGGTCGATGCCGTGCGCGACGTGCTGCTTGCCGCGATCGCGGCCGGAGGCTCCACCCTGCGCGATTATGCGCGGCCCGACGGCGAACTCGGCTATTTCGCCAAGCAATGGCGCGTCTATGGTCGCGAAGGCGAAGAATGCGTCTGCGGCGCCACTGTCCGGCGGCGTGTCGATGCCGGGCGATCGACCTTCTGGTGTGCCAAATGCCAGCGATGACGGTTGACCGAATCCCCGACAACCGTTAAGGGGCGCCCTTTCCCGGACGTGAGGCTCTGTTTCGCGTCCATCCCGCTTAGCAGAATTTCGAGGACGGCATGGCGAATACGCCACAGGCGAAGAAGCGTATCCGGCGCAACGCGCGTCGCGCAGACATCAACGGCTCGCGTGTGAGCCGCATTCGGACCTATGTGAAAAAGGTCGAAACCGCGCTCGCTTCGGGCGACAAGGAAGCGGCCGCCGCCGCGCTGCGCGAAGTACAGCCCGAGCTGGCGCGCGGCGTCGCCAAGGGCGTGATGCACAAGAACACTGCCGCGCGGAAGTTTTCGCGCCTCAACAAACGGCTCGTCGCGCTCGGCTGAGCGCAACGGCTGTTTGTCAGTTCAGCGGGATAGGCCCGTCGGAGATTTCTCCGGCGGGTTTTTTGCTGCGCTGCGGCGGTCATTACGCTTTCATTACGTTTCGGTGAAAATGGACAGGATGTACCGCGAGTCGCGTATTCCCGATTCGAGACAAATGCCGAAAAACATAGTTATATCAGCCTATTATAAAAAAGTTTGACGGGATTCCGCCGTTCGGAACGAGTCAACACTACTTATTTCAGTTTCTTGACAAGGCGCCTCTTGCCCGACTCAGAAATCGCTTCCTAAAAGGTTAGTCCCGGTACGGCGAACTGCCTCCGGGGCCAAGCAAAGCATCGTTCCAGCGCGGAGTGTGATTCCGGCTGCGGGGGATCTTTGCGTGTGAAATCTTGCGCGGAAACTCTTGGGAATCCGCGGGAACTGGGGGTGCTGCTTAGTGACGCAGGCGCGGATCTTGGAAACCGGAAACGGCGATGCGGTGGCGAACGCCTGGGGCCATGTGCGCGGCAATCTGCGGCGCTCGGCCGGCCAGCGGCTGTTCGACCAGTGGCTGAAGCCGGTTGAGCTGATCCGCGAGAGCAGCGAGGCGGAGATTCGCCTCGGGCTTCCGTCCGACTTCATGGCGCAATGGGTCCGCAATCACTATGCCGAGCGGCTTCTGCTCGAATTCCGCGCGGTGCTGCCCTCGGTCGAGACGGTGTGCATCGAAACCGTGTCGAACACCCTGCCAGCGCAGCGCGTGCTTCACGCTGGCGACAATGACACGCGCCCGCCCGCGGGCGGCGAAAGCTCGACCTTCGATCCGCGCTTCGTCTTCGATCGCTTCGTTGTCGATGCGTCGAATCGAGTCGCGTTCAACGCCGCGCGCAAGCTGGCCGAGCCGGGCGTGCCGCAGTTCAGCCCGTTGTTTCTCCACAGCGCGACCGGGCAGGGCAAGACGCATCTGATGCACGCCATCGGCCAGGCCTTTCTCGAATCCAATCCGCGAGCGACGGCAATCTATATGCCCGCCGAACGCTTCATGTTCGAATTCGTCCGCGCGCTGAAGGCAAAGGATACGATCGCGTTCAAGGCGCGGCTGCGCGGCGCGGACCTGCTGATGATCGACGACTTGCAGTTCATCGGCGGCAAGGACGTGACGCAGGAAGAGTTTTTTCACACGGTCAACGAGTTCATGGGCGCGGGCAAGCGGCTGGTGATCGCCGCCGATCGCGCACCGCAGGCGCTCGAGGGGTTCGTACCGCAACTCGCCGGTCGCTTGGGATCGGGGCTGGTCGCCGATATCCGCCCCCCCGAACTCGAGCTGCGCCGCGCCATCCTGCAGCGCAAGCTGGACGAGATGCCCGACGTCGCGGTTCCCGAGGACGTGATCGAGCTGCTCGCCGCGCGGATCACCAGCAACGTTCGTGAACTGGAAGGCGCGCTCAATCGCCTCGTCGCCTATGCGCAGCTCAACGGTGAAGCGATCACGATCGATTTCGCGGTGCAGACGCTGGGCGAAGTGCTGCGCCATGTGCAGCGCCGCATCACGATCGACGAGATCCAGCGCGCGGTTTCGGCGCATTTCGATCTGAAGCAGCTCGATCTGATTTCGGAACGACGCGCGGTCGCGATCGCCCGTCCGCGTCAGATCGCCATGTATCTGGCGAAGCGGCTGACGACTCGCTCGCTGCCCGAAATCGGGCGCAAGTTCGGCAATCGCGACCATTCAACGGTGATCCATGCCGTCCGCCGGATCGAGGATCTGCGCGGCAAGGACGGTGAAATCGACGGCGCGGTGCGCACGTTGATGCGTAAACTGGAAGGCTGAGCTTCGCCTTCCGACAGGTGTGAGTAGGCGTATGCGTTTCGCTCCGCGATCCTGTGGGTCGCGGGGCGGGGGTGAGCGGCGTAGCGGCGACCCGCCTCTGCGCACCATACCCCGGAAGCGCTGCGGAGGCACCCGACCCCCGCCGTTGCCGCTCACCCCCGTTTCCGGGCGGGATTTCCGGTTGTTCAAAGAGCAGCGGTCAGGCTGGCAGATTGCGGCCGTGTAGGACAGCGATTTCCAGTTCCTCCCCCGAGACAAGCTCGGGGAGGATTTTTTATACCTGCAATCCCACGGCCTTCTGCGCGGCCTTCAGCGTCGGTTCGGCCAGTGCCTGGGCGCGTCCGGCGCCCTTCGCCAGATTGGCCTGCACCGCCGCGCGATCGTCGAGCAATTGCGTCAGCCGGTCGCGAATCGGGCCGAGCACCGACACCGCCAGATCGGCGAGCGCCGGCTTGAACGCGCCGAAACCCTGTCCCGCGAACTCGCTCAGCACGCCCTGCGGATCGCGATCGGCCAGCGCGGCATAGATCGTCACCAGATTCTTCGCCTCGGGCCGCTCGGCGAGATCGTCGAGCTTTTCGGGCAAGGGCTCGGGATCGGTCCGCGCCTTGCGAAGCTTCTGGGCGATGGTGTCGTCGTCATCGATCAGATTGATCCGGCTCATATCCGAGGGATCGGATTTGCTCATCTTCGCCTGCCCGTCGCGCAGCGACATGATGCGCGGCGCCGCCTTCGAAATCAGCGGGTCGGGCAGCGGAAACAGCTCGGTCTCGAAATCGGTGTTGAACTTGGTCGCGATGTCGCGCGCAAGCTCGAGATGCTGTTTCTGATCCTCGCCGACGGGGACATGCGTCGCCTGATAGACGAGCACGTCGGCGGCCTGCAGCACCGGATAGGTGAACAGGCCGACGCTGGCGCCTTCGCGGTTCTTGCCCGCCTTGTCCTTCCACTGCGTCATGCGGTTCAGCCAGCCCATCCGCGCAGTGCCCTGGAGAATCCAGCACAGCTCGGCATGAGCGGGCACGCGCGCCTGATTGAACAGGATCGCGCGATCGTCGATCCCCGCCGCCATCAGCGTGGCGGCCATTTCGACCGTCGAATTGGCAAGCTCTGCCGGGCTGACATTGCCGGTCAATGCATGGAGATCGGCGAGGAAGAACAGGCACTCACCCTGATCCTGCATCGCCACCCATTGCTTGATGGCGCCCAGATAGTTGCCGAGGTGGAGATTGCCGGTGGTCTGAATGCCGGAAACGACGCGCATATTCATTCACTCCGCGCCCGGTTGACCGTTCGGCCGTTGGACCGGCCGCGGATCCCGTGCAGCGGGGGCGCCGCCGCTGTTCGTCATGCTCGGGATGGCCGCGCTGTAGCGGCGCGCGGGGCCGGGGGGAAGGGCGCGAAAGGAGACAAAAGAGACACCACGTCCCGCCTCCTTTGCCCTCCGCACCCGGAACCGCGAAAACCGCGGAAACGCGTACAAAGTTCGCACCGGGTCATGACACAACGCGCGTGCGCGCGCTCGCGCGCGAGGGAAACGGGCCGGCCGGGTGGTTTCGGAGAAGCGGTTTGCGTTCGGCATTCCGGTTCGTGGCATGTTTCGCCGCTTGTAGGACAGCGATTTCGCAGCATCGGTCACAGCCCATGATCCGCTGCATGTCGCGAGCGTCGAGAGGCGGCACAGAATGGGCAGCGCTGGATGTTCCTATCCCCGGCCGTCGTCGGTGGTCAGGACATCGGCATTGGCCCATTCGCGTTCGGCTTCCAGATGCTCGTCGCGGAAGATCTCCTGGTCGCGCGTCATCTTGCCACCCCCGAAGCGGTCGACCACGATGCACGCCGCCAGGTCGCCGGTGACGTTCATCACGCAACGCACGCGTTCGAGCACCTGATCGAGCCCGATGATCAGTGTCAGCCCCGCCAGCGGAATCCCCGCCGAGGCAAGCACGCCCGACAGCACCATGATTCCCACGCCCGGCGCCGCCGGCGCGCCTATCGAGGCGCCGAGCGAAGTCATCATCACCGCGAGTATCTGGGCCGGGCCGAGATCGATCGCGAAAAGCTGCGCCATGAAGATGGTGGCGATGCCGTGATAGCAGGCGGTCCCACCCATGTTCATCGTCGCGCCGATCGGAATTACGATCTGCGCGGTGGAGGGGCGAACCTTCAGCTTCTCCTCGGCGACGCGCACCGATACCGGCATGGTCGCCGCCGAGCTGTCGGTCGAAAAGGCCAGCAACTGCGCGTCGCGGATGTTGCGCAGGAACCGGAACGGCTTGCGCCGCCCGAGCACCGCGACGATCACGAGATAGACGGCGAGCAGCAGGAGCAGCGCCAGGATCACGCTGCCCGCATAGACGCCGACGCCGACCAGCACGCCGGGCCCGGTCTGCATCATCGCGCGCGCCAGCAGCCCGAAAACGGCGAGCGGCGCGACTGTCATCACCAAAGTCACGATGTGCATCGAAACCTGCTGGATCGATCCCATCAGGTCGAGCAGCGGCTTTGCGCTGTTGGGCGCCATTGAAACCAGCGCGATGCCCAGGATCACGCCGAGGATCACCACTTGCAGCAAATCGCCCTCGACGACGGCGCTCAGCGGGTTTTGCGGCAGCAGCGCGACGATCGACTGGGGAAGCGCGGCGAGAGTCGGCGGGCCGGTATCGGCGGCTTCGACCGGCGGCGGCGCGCCTTGCGACAGCGCCTGGCCGACCGCCGGATCGACATAGATGCCGGGCTGAAACAGATAGCCGATGAACAGCCCGATCGCGATCGCGAGCAAAGTCGTCGCGACGAAATAAATGGCCAGGCCAATGCCGGTGCTGCGCAGCTGTTGCGCATCGCCGCTCGCCGCGATGCCGCGCACGACCGAGGCGATGACGAGCGGGACGATCACCATCTTGATCAGGACGAGGAACAGCTCGCCGGGAAGCGAAATCCAGTTCGCGATGACTTCACCGGTGTCGGCCGACACCCAGCCGGACGAGGGAGAAAGCATCAGCCCCGCGACAACGCCCAGCGCCATCCCCAGCAGAATCTGCGCCCATAGCCGCGAGCGGATCAGGAAGCGCAGCTCGTGAGTCAGCATCTTGATGCTGCGCGGATGGATGGATTCCAGCGAGTGGGCCATATGCGCTCTCCTTGTCTTCCCGCGTTCCGCGCTGCCCGATCGTTCGGGCGCCGGGCAAGGGGGGATTTCCCGGAGGGGCGCGCCGCGCATGCGACCGAAGGCGACGTAAATGTCGGGGGCGCCGGCGCCGCGCACCGGGTCGATCTACGCTTCGGGAAACAGGGGTCGCGCCCCCGAAATTGCAGCGACGATTTTACTTGCTTTCGATCAAGTCGGGGATAATTAATCTCTCCACTTGTCTTGGGGGAGTCAAATAATGTTCCGGTTCTTCATCGCGGCCGCTCTGGCCGCGACTCTTGGCGCGTGCTCGAATAGCTATGTCGCGACGCCATATACGGGCAGCGCACAGCCGATCACCAAGGTGGCGATATCGGATCATTCGACGCCGGAGGAAATCGCCGCGTTCGAAAGCGCGTCGGTCGGCAGCAATTTCGGCCTGATCGGAGCGCTGATCGACGCCGGCGTGCAGGACAGCCGCGAGGACGCGCTGGACGCGGCGCTGGCGACGGTCGATTTCGACGCCGAGGCGGATATGGAAACCGCGCTGGTCTCGGCCTTCGCGGAAAAAGGTGTCTCCGCCGCAGTCGTCGAAAACGGCAACCGCGAAAAGGGCAAGTTCCTGGTCCGGGTGCCCGATCAGACGGGCGAGGCGCAGGTGTTCCTCGACATCGTGGTGACTCACTGGGGCTATGCCGCGTCGGGATCGGGCAAGAAATGGCGTCCGAGCGTCTATGCATCGGTGCGCCTGCTGTCGCTGCCCGATCACAAGACGCTGATGGAAAACAGGATCGCCTATAACGTGCTCGGCGCGCCGCGCGGCGTGGTGACGCTGGCGCCCAATCCCGAATATGCCTTCGAAAACCGCGACGAGATGAAGTCGGATCCCGAGCGGCTGGCCGAGGGGCTGCGCGATGCCATGCACAGGGTGGCGGAGACCGCCGTCGGCCTGTTGCAGTGAGCGCGAGACGGATGTCGGCACGCGCCGTCCTCACGGGCGGCGCGGTGCTGCTCGCCGGTTGCGCGGCCAAGCCGCTGCCGCCGGTGGTCCGCTACGCGCCGACACAGGCATGTGCGCAGGTGCCCGATATCGGCGGCGCGATCCGCCTGGGACCGGGGAAGAAATCGGGCGAAACGCTGAGTACGCCGGTGACGGCCGATACGCCGTGCCTGGCGGGCGGCAGCGATTTCAGCACGCCCTATATCGTCTATGCGCTGCCGTCGGCCATCGACAATCGCGTCGTCGAAGTGGGCGGCATGCTCGAGCCGCAGCGCAGCTTTCCCGCGACGGTGGCGACGCTCGACGCCGCCGGAAAGCGCGTCCGCACCTTCGCATCGGAGCTGTATCTGATCCGCTCCGATCGCTATTCGGTTCAGTTCGCGCCGCGGGCGGACGAGCGCTATGTGCTGGTCACGGTCGATCCGGCGCTTGTCGGGATTTCCTACGACCGTGTCGAGACGGGCGTGAACACCACCTATATCGGCACCGCCTATGGCGCGATCAGCTGGCGCAGCGGCGCGGACAACATGGTTTCGCGCTCCTATTCCTATGAAGGGACGGTGCTCGCCACCGTGTTCGACAAGACCGAGAAATAAGGCGTGGCGGGCGCTATCCCCGCCGCACCATCGCCTTGAGGTCACTGAGCAGATAGGCGCGTGTCACCAGACACGCCGCGCCGTAGATCGCGCCGCCCGCACCCACCAGCGCCAGCATGCCGCCCGCGCGGACCCAGAAGCTGCCGGTCGTGTACGGCTCGATCCACCGTTCGCCCAGCCACAGTGCGAGACCCATCAGAAGCGCCGCCAGCGCAAGGCGCGGCACGCGGCGCTTCAGGCGGGCATCGGCTTCGAAATGGCCGCGCTTGCGCAGCGTCGCGTAGAGCAGCCCCATGTTGATGCATGCCGACAGGGCAGTGGCGAGCGGCGGCCCGACATAGCCGATGGTGGGGATGAGGATCAGATTGCCCGCGATATTGGCGCCGACTGCGATCATCGCGAACCGCACCGGCGTTTTGGTATCCTCGCGCGCGTAAAAGCCGGGCGTCAGCACCTTGATCAGCACATAGGCGGGCAGGCCGATCGAAAAGGCGGCGAGCGTGATGGCCGTCGCGCTGGTGTCCGCCGCGTCGAACCGGCCGTGCTGGAACAGCGTGCGGATGATCGGCTCGGCCGCGATCATCAGCGCGACCATCGCGGGCAGGGTGAGGAACAGCGCCAGCTCGATCCCGCGATTCTGCATCGCCATCGCCTCGGCGTCCCTGCCTTCGCCCAGCAGCCGCGAAATCGTCGGCAGCAGGATGGTGCCCAGGCCGATGCCGATCAGCCCGAGCGGGAGCTGATTGAGTCGGTCGGCATAATAGATGTACGAAATCGCGCCCGGCGCGAGCAGGCTGCCCGCCAGCGCCGTGGAGATGAGCAGATTGATCTGCACTGCCCCCGCGCCGGCGGCGGCGGGGAGGATCAGCTTGAAGAGCTGGCGGATATCCTTGTCGATCCGCGGCGGTCGCAGCCGCAGCTTCACGCCAGCGCGCACGCAGCCGAGGATCAGGAAGGCAAGCTGCAACGCCCCGCCCGCAGTGACTGCGATCGCCTGCACTCGCGCCGTTTCATAGGCATTGTCGCCGTGAAAGAACCACAGGCCGGTGATCATCGAGATGTTTAGCAGGATCGGCGCGGCGGCGTTCACCCAGAATTTGTTGAGCGAATTGAGGATGCCGCCGAGCAGCGAGACGATGCTGATCAGCGCCAGATAGGGAATGGTGATGCGCGAGAGCGTCACCGCATAGGCGAATTGTTCGGGGCTGGGATCGTTGAATCCGCCCGAAAGCGCCCAGGTGACCGGCCAGGCGGCGGCGATCATGCCGAGCGTGAACAGGATCAGCAGCGGCAGCAGCACTGCCAGCGCGCGCTCGGCGAAATCCAGTCCGGCGGCGAGCCTGCCTTCGCTTTCCGCCACCCGGCGATTGAACATCGGGATGAAGGCTGCGCTGAACGCCCCTTCGGCGAACAGCGCGCGAAACATGTTGGGCAGGCGGAAGGCGACGAGGAAGGCGTCCGACGCGAACCCCGCGCCGACAAAGGTCGCCTGAAGCGAATCGCGCCCGAGCGCGAGAACGCGGCTGACCAGCGTGAGGCCGCCGACCGATCCCAGCGTCTTTGCGAGATTCATCGGTCAGCGGCCTCGCTGTCGGATCGGATCAGGCCTGGCCGCTGGGCTGGCCCGCGGCCTGTTGCTGGTCGCGTTCGGCAACGCGCTGCAGATAGAGCGCCTGGAAATCGATCGGCTCGAGCATCAGCGGCTGGAAGCCGCCGTCGCGAACGGCATCGGCCAGCACGCGGCGCGCGAAGGGGAAGAGGATGCGCGGCGCTTCACCCAGCAGGAACGGCTCCATATGCTCCTGCGGGATGTTGCGCAGGCCGAACAGCCCGGCATAGGACAGGTCGACCAGGAAGGCGGTCTGGCCTTCGACTTCGGCGCGGACTTCGATTTTGAGGACCACTTCGAAGGCGTCGTCGCCGACGCGATCGGACCCGATGTTGAACTGGACGTCGAAACCGGGCTGGCCCTGCTTCTGGAAAATGCCCGGCGCGCCGGGATTCTCGAACGACATGTCCTTCACATATTGCGAAATCACGCTCGCGACGGGACCGGTGTCGTTGCCGTTGGGCTGGGGGGTGCCGGTCGGATCGGCACTGGCGGGCTCAGCCATCGAAAAATCCTTTTTGGGTTTACGGATAACCTTCGCGCGCGGGCGCGTTGGTAACAGGCCGGAGCGCGTAGCAGGCGGTTCGCGCCAGTTCAACGCTGCACTTCTGCGGCGATTTGAAACAATGGCTGCAAAGGCCTATGTATGGTCCAAAGCTTCTGGAGGCACGGTGAACATCTTCTATATCGTTCTGTTCGCAATGGTGGCGGCATTTCTTGCGCTGCGCCTCTATTCCGTGCTCGGCAAGCGCACCGGCCATGAACAGCAGCCGATGCCCAAGCCTGCGGAAGAGCGCGTCAGGGCGCCCACCATGCCGCGCACCATCGATGTACCCGCCGAATCGCGCGAGCCCGGCTCGCGCCATGTGGAGCCGGGCGCCGAATCGGGACTGCGCGCCGTAATCGGCGCGGATTCGAGCTTCGATGTCGCCCAGTTCATCGAAGGCGCCAAATCGGCCTATGAGATGATCCTCAAGGCCTTCTGGTCGGGCGACGAGGACACGCTGAAATGGCTGGTCGAGGATGATGTCCGGGAAGGCTTTTCCGCCGCGATCGCCGAACGCAACGAAGCCGGCCACACGCTCGACAATCGGCTGGTTGCGATCGAGACCGCCAAGATCGTCGATGCGCAGCTTGAAGGTCGCGTCGCGCGCATCACGGTGCGGTTCGACGCCGACATCGCCGCGATCACGCGCGATTCGGACGGCAATGTCGTCGCCGGCTCGATGAGCGACGCAGTCGAGACCCATGATATCTGGACCTTCGCGCGCGATCTGCGCAGCGACGATCCCAATTGGAAGCTCGCGGAAACCGACGAAGCCTGATCGACGGGCCGTAACAAAGGGGGGTGCGATGCGCGCTTGGGGTGTGGCGGCACTGGCCTTGTTGCTCGGTGCCTGTTCGGGATCGCTGGTTCCGCCCGCAACCGAATATGGTTCGGCGCCCTATGGCGGTTCGCCCGGCGGCACGGTCAACGAAGTGCCGGTGCGGCAACCGACGCCGGCTACGCCGATCCCGCCCGTTCCCGCCGCGCCCGCGCCGCCAAGCGCCGATATCGCCGCCGGTTCGGGAATCGTCGGCGGCCCCGATTTCGCTACGCTGCCGATCACCGATGACGCCGCCGCCCGTGCGCTGGCGGCTTATCGCACCAGCTGCGGATCGACCGCGCGGCGCACCGACCAGTCGGGGCTCACCCGGCCGGAGGACTGGGCGGTTTCGTGTCAGGCCGCGCAGAACTGGCCGGTCACCGACGCGCGCAATTTCTTCGCCCGCTATTTCGAAACGGTGCAGATCGCCGACGGATCGGCTTTCGCGACCGGCTATTACGAGCCCGAGATCGCCGGATCGCGCACGCGCCGCTCGGGCTATGACGTGCCGATCTATGGCAAGCCCGCCGATCTGGTCGACGTCGATCTGGGCGATTTCGCGGAGGATCTGGAAGGCCGCAAGATCCGCGGCCGGGTGCAGGGCACCGATTTCGTCCCCTATTACGACCGCACCGAAATCGAGCAGGGCGCGCTGGCGGGGCGTGGCCTCGAAATCGCCTGGGCCCATGATCCGGTCGAGCTTTTCTTCCTGCAGGTCCAGGGGTCGGGGCGGCTGCGGCTGCCCGATGGCGGGGTGATGCGGATTGGCTATGCCGGGCAGAACGGTCGCAGCTATACCGGCATCGGCGGGCTGATGCGCGATCGCGGATTGCTCGCGCCCGGCCAGGCGAACATGCAGGGCATCATGCAATGGCTGCGCGATCACCCGGCCGAGGGCCGGGCGATCATGCGCGAGAACAAGAGCTGGGTCTTCTTCCGCGAATTGACCGGCCCGGGTCCGCTCGGCGCGATGGGCTATGCCGTCACCGGGCGGACGAGCGCGGCGGCCGATCCCAAATTCGTGCCAATGGGCGCGCCGGTCTTCCTGTCGATGGATCGTGCCGACGCGACCGGCCTGTGGGTGATTCAGGATACCGGCGGCGCGATCAAGGGCGCCAATCGTTTCGACACCTTCTGGGGTGCGGGCGCCGAAGCGCGCGCGATCGCCGGCGGCATGTCGGCGCACGGCACGGCCTTCCTGTTGCTGCCGGTGGGTACGCTGGCGCGGCACGGCGCCCGGTGAGCCGGCACGGGCGGCGACTGGCGCCCGAGGAAGCCGCGCTGTGGAATCGCGTGATTTCCACGGTGCAGCCGCTGCACACCGACCCCCGGCCCGCGGCGATGCCCGAGCCGCTTCCCGAACCGACGACCGAGCCACCGCGCGCGCGCAGGAAGGGGCGCATCCCTGAACCGCGTCCTGCTGCGCCTCCGGTGCCGCCACGCCGCGCGATTCCGGCGCAGGCGACGCTCGACGCCGGGTGGGACCGGCGCCTGTCGCGCGGGCTTGTCGCGCCGGATTGCAGCATCGACCTGCACGGCCACACGCTGGACAGCGCCTATGGACGGCTC
This genomic interval from Sphingosinithalassobacter tenebrarum contains the following:
- a CDS encoding Tim44/TimA family putative adaptor protein encodes the protein MFYIVLFAMVAAFLALRLYSVLGKRTGHEQQPMPKPAEERVRAPTMPRTIDVPAESREPGSRHVEPGAESGLRAVIGADSSFDVAQFIEGAKSAYEMILKAFWSGDEDTLKWLVEDDVREGFSAAIAERNEAGHTLDNRLVAIETAKIVDAQLEGRVARITVRFDADIAAITRDSDGNVVAGSMSDAVETHDIWTFARDLRSDDPNWKLAETDEA
- the mltA gene encoding murein transglycosylase A; this encodes MRAWGVAALALLLGACSGSLVPPATEYGSAPYGGSPGGTVNEVPVRQPTPATPIPPVPAAPAPPSADIAAGSGIVGGPDFATLPITDDAAARALAAYRTSCGSTARRTDQSGLTRPEDWAVSCQAAQNWPVTDARNFFARYFETVQIADGSAFATGYYEPEIAGSRTRRSGYDVPIYGKPADLVDVDLGDFAEDLEGRKIRGRVQGTDFVPYYDRTEIEQGALAGRGLEIAWAHDPVELFFLQVQGSGRLRLPDGGVMRIGYAGQNGRSYTGIGGLMRDRGLLAPGQANMQGIMQWLRDHPAEGRAIMRENKSWVFFRELTGPGPLGAMGYAVTGRTSAAADPKFVPMGAPVFLSMDRADATGLWVIQDTGGAIKGANRFDTFWGAGAEARAIAGGMSAHGTAFLLLPVGTLARHGAR
- a CDS encoding Smr/MutS family protein; protein product: MSRHGRRLAPEEAALWNRVISTVQPLHTDPRPAAMPEPLPEPTTEPPRARRKGRIPEPRPAAPPVPPRRAIPAQATLDAGWDRRLSRGLVAPDCSIDLHGHTLDSAYGRLDRGLEFAIARGDRVLLLITGKPPRPESERPHARGAIRAAVKDWLAASRHADRIAAVRGAHPRHGGQGALYIVLRRHRTAVPPKS